Proteins found in one Isachenkonia alkalipeptolytica genomic segment:
- a CDS encoding TadE/TadG family type IV pilus assembly protein yields the protein MKKLDNKGSAAILLSIFMVVLLGFTALVVDIGMVYAERTKLSNAIDSAVLAATLELPNHPEEAKAVALEYLEKNNVDTEDTEIIIGEDHRSIEITGLKEVKHFFAPVLGILSSDTGAATKAVIGPASSVSEGVRPFAVEKFPFEYGDEVILKAGAGDGYHGNYGAAALGGTGASRFKDNSLFGYEGTISVGDFIDTEPGNMAGATSAIRNYINEESSSFDNFERDSKRLWTIPLVDDVEPEGRDELLVVGFGQFYVEDVANAGGHTEITGRFVEFVTNATIDQDLDNTGTYGAKLTR from the coding sequence ATGAAAAAACTGGACAATAAAGGAAGTGCGGCGATCCTGTTATCCATCTTCATGGTGGTGCTTCTGGGCTTTACGGCCTTAGTGGTGGATATCGGAATGGTTTATGCGGAGCGGACGAAGCTATCAAACGCCATAGACTCCGCGGTGTTGGCAGCAACCTTGGAACTGCCCAATCATCCCGAGGAAGCCAAGGCTGTGGCCCTGGAATACTTGGAAAAAAATAACGTGGATACCGAGGATACGGAGATTATTATCGGCGAAGATCATCGAAGCATCGAGATTACAGGGTTAAAGGAAGTAAAGCATTTCTTTGCACCGGTACTGGGAATCCTAAGCAGTGATACGGGAGCCGCAACAAAGGCGGTGATCGGACCGGCCAGTTCCGTAAGCGAGGGCGTGAGACCCTTTGCCGTAGAAAAATTTCCCTTTGAATACGGGGATGAGGTCATCCTAAAAGCCGGGGCCGGAGACGGATACCATGGAAACTATGGAGCCGCGGCCCTGGGAGGGACCGGGGCCAGCCGGTTTAAGGATAACTCCCTGTTCGGCTATGAGGGCACCATCTCCGTAGGAGACTTCATTGATACGGAACCGGGAAACATGGCCGGGGCCACCAGTGCCATTCGAAACTATATCAATGAAGAAAGTTCCAGTTTTGACAATTTCGAACGGGATTCCAAACGGCTTTGGACGATTCCCCTAGTGGATGATGTGGAACCTGAAGGTCGAGACGAACTATTGGTGGTAGGCTTTGGCCAGTTTTATGTAGAGGATGTGGCGAATGCGGGAGGCCATACGGAAATCACCGGACGATTTGTGGAGTTTGTCACCAATGCGACGATCGATCAGGACTTAGACAATACCGGCACCTACGGTGCAAAACTGACAAGATAG
- a CDS encoding insulinase family protein, with product MKLEEGQILHGFQLQEKGAVEEINSDGYLFVHKNSGAKLYYLANDDDNKVFSISFRTPPTDSTGLPHILEHAVLCGSRKFKAKDPFIELAKGSLNTFLNAMTFSDKTMYPIASQNPQDFKNLMDVYLDAVFYPNIYEDPDILRQEGWYHELENPSDDIKYNGVVYNEMKGAFSSPDQILFRKIQEHLFPDNIYGNESGGDPDVIPELTYEDFLDYHRKFYHPSNAYIYIYGNGDIEEHLQFINEEYLKDFEGKEMDSAISIHPPFNSPRRVTEPYPISDQENEKNKTYLSVNYAVGDSRDPEFYLAFDILNHILLESPAAPLKKALLDAEIGEDVLSSYDESLLQHNFSVIVKGANPEEEDRFLNVVYGSLEKIIEEGIDKKLIEGAINAAEFELREADYGRYPKGLIYGIKTMDTWLYDEHPSVHLQYDKVFKTIRKALTTDYFEKMIEKYLLNNNHQVILTLVPEKGMIQKRDEEVKKELRSYKEQLSEEELDALVQETKTLKEKQAAPDSKEDLESIPQLSREDIRKRTEKLPREIRSNLDMKVLYAEHYTNKILYTDIAFDLRVVPQELIPYAALLAKLLGRVATKHYGYEDISNEMEIYTGGIGFRVENFVDRKKEGQYYPKMIVQGSALRDKSRRLFELMGEIMENTTFENKKRIRDIIKEMKSRLEMVIQSEGHMVAVRHLGAHYSEAEMFMEQCSGITFYKFIAALDEDFEQRFEDLQQKLQRVKALTFNKQNGIFVVTGDGEDYQAFEKNSKVLEEHLTDEAPKLVDYHFPLKQNNIGIATSSKVQYVAKGYNFKELGYEYTGHLQVLKTIISLNYLWNKIRIEGGAYGAMTNFSRNGNMFFTSYRDPHLNKTIDTYNKAEAYVRDFEADEREMTKYILGTISKVDAPMTPSAKGEKAATHYFCNITQEDLEKEREEIVTTTVEDLRAQADLIRDVMAKDYLCVVGNEHKLEENKHLFNEIDAIFK from the coding sequence ATGAAGCTAGAAGAAGGACAGATACTGCATGGATTTCAGTTGCAGGAAAAAGGAGCCGTAGAGGAGATCAACTCCGACGGTTATTTATTTGTGCATAAAAACAGTGGGGCGAAGCTTTATTACTTAGCCAACGACGATGATAACAAGGTGTTTTCCATCAGTTTTCGGACCCCGCCCACAGACAGCACCGGGTTGCCTCATATCTTAGAACACGCCGTACTGTGCGGTTCAAGGAAATTCAAAGCTAAGGATCCCTTTATCGAACTTGCTAAGGGATCGTTAAATACTTTTTTAAATGCCATGACCTTTTCCGATAAAACCATGTATCCCATTGCCAGTCAAAACCCTCAGGATTTTAAAAACCTGATGGATGTTTATTTGGATGCGGTGTTTTATCCGAATATCTACGAAGATCCCGACATCCTTCGACAGGAAGGCTGGTATCATGAATTGGAAAACCCTTCCGATGACATTAAATACAACGGCGTGGTCTACAACGAAATGAAAGGGGCTTTTTCTTCCCCGGATCAGATTTTATTTCGAAAAATTCAGGAGCATTTGTTTCCCGATAACATTTACGGCAACGAATCCGGAGGGGACCCGGATGTGATTCCCGAGCTGACCTATGAAGACTTTTTGGATTACCATCGAAAATTTTACCATCCCTCCAATGCCTATATTTATATCTACGGCAACGGAGACATAGAGGAGCATCTACAGTTCATTAATGAGGAGTACCTGAAGGATTTCGAAGGAAAGGAAATGGACTCGGCAATTTCCATACACCCGCCCTTTAACAGTCCCCGTCGGGTTACGGAGCCTTACCCGATTTCCGATCAGGAGAATGAGAAAAATAAAACCTACTTAAGTGTGAACTATGCCGTGGGCGACTCGAGGGATCCGGAGTTTTACCTGGCCTTTGATATCCTCAACCATATTTTGTTGGAATCTCCCGCAGCGCCGCTGAAAAAAGCCCTGCTGGATGCGGAGATCGGGGAGGATGTGTTAAGCTCCTATGATGAGAGTTTGTTGCAGCATAATTTCTCGGTCATTGTGAAGGGAGCCAATCCCGAGGAGGAAGATCGATTTCTAAACGTGGTCTATGGAAGCTTGGAAAAGATTATAGAGGAAGGCATCGATAAAAAACTAATCGAAGGGGCCATTAATGCCGCAGAGTTTGAGCTGCGGGAAGCGGATTACGGGCGATACCCCAAGGGGCTGATCTATGGAATTAAGACCATGGACACCTGGCTCTACGATGAACATCCCTCGGTACATCTTCAGTACGACAAGGTGTTTAAAACCATACGAAAAGCCCTGACCACGGACTATTTCGAAAAGATGATCGAAAAATATCTTCTCAACAACAACCATCAGGTAATCCTGACCTTAGTACCGGAAAAGGGTATGATTCAAAAGCGGGATGAAGAGGTTAAAAAAGAGCTGAGAAGTTATAAAGAGCAGTTAAGCGAGGAGGAACTGGACGCCCTGGTGCAGGAGACCAAAACCCTGAAGGAAAAACAGGCGGCCCCGGATTCCAAGGAAGACCTGGAATCGATTCCCCAGCTCTCCAGGGAGGATATTCGAAAGCGAACAGAAAAACTGCCCCGGGAAATTCGAAGTAATCTTGATATGAAGGTGTTGTATGCCGAGCACTATACGAATAAAATACTCTATACGGACATTGCCTTTGACCTAAGGGTAGTGCCTCAGGAATTGATCCCCTATGCGGCGCTTTTAGCAAAGCTTTTGGGAAGAGTGGCCACAAAGCACTACGGCTATGAAGATATTTCCAATGAAATGGAAATCTACACCGGGGGCATCGGCTTTCGAGTGGAGAACTTCGTGGACCGGAAAAAGGAAGGACAGTATTATCCGAAGATGATTGTCCAGGGCTCCGCCCTTCGGGATAAAAGCCGACGGCTGTTTGAACTTATGGGAGAGATTATGGAAAACACCACCTTCGAGAATAAAAAGCGGATTCGGGACATTATCAAGGAAATGAAGTCCCGCCTGGAAATGGTGATTCAATCGGAAGGGCATATGGTGGCGGTTAGACATTTAGGCGCCCACTATTCCGAGGCGGAAATGTTTATGGAGCAGTGCTCGGGCATCACCTTCTATAAATTCATCGCAGCATTGGACGAAGACTTTGAACAGCGATTTGAAGACCTGCAACAAAAACTGCAAAGAGTAAAGGCGCTGACCTTTAATAAGCAAAACGGTATTTTTGTTGTAACGGGAGACGGTGAAGACTATCAGGCCTTTGAGAAAAACTCCAAGGTTTTAGAAGAGCACTTAACCGACGAAGCACCGAAGCTTGTGGACTATCATTTCCCGCTGAAACAAAACAACATCGGCATCGCCACCTCTTCTAAGGTCCAGTATGTGGCCAAGGGCTATAACTTTAAGGAGCTGGGCTACGAATATACCGGCCATTTACAGGTGTTAAAAACCATCATCAGCTTAAATTATCTATGGAATAAAATCCGGATTGAAGGCGGGGCCTACGGGGCCATGACCAACTTCAGCAGAAACGGGAATATGTTCTTTACCTCCTACCGGGACCCTCATCTTAATAAAACCATTGATACCTATAATAAGGCCGAGGCCTATGTTCGAGACTTCGAAGCCGATGAGCGGGAGATGACCAAGTATATTCTTGGAACCATCAGTAAAGTGGACGCCCCCATGACTCCCTCCGCTAAGGGAGAAAAGGCGGCAACCCATTATTTCTGTAACATCACCCAGGAGGATTTGGAAAAAGAGCGGGAGGAAATCGTGACCACCACCGTGGAGGATCTCAGAGCCCAGGCGGATCTGATCCGGGATGTGATGGCAAAGGATTATCTCTGCGTCGTGGGGAATGAGCATAAGTTAGAGGAGAATAAGCATCTCTTTAATGAAATTGATGCCATTTTCAAGTAA
- a CDS encoding response regulator, with protein sequence MRVKEIKIIIADDHDLIRQGLRTIIGLEEDIKIIREVENGKLLLEGLNTHEADVVLLDVNMPVINGLDSLKKLKESDPKIKVIMLTIERFDSTIRKAIDIGADGYVLKDSAGTEIVEAIRTVYDGEKYIDKSLVTMLFDQMTTKDHQESSLLDALSRREVEVLREIARGRGNREIGENLFISEKTVKNYATGIFRKLGVKDRVQATILAIENDVESYYRKLYGEK encoded by the coding sequence ATGAGAGTGAAGGAAATTAAAATAATTATCGCCGATGATCATGACCTGATTCGCCAAGGGCTCAGAACCATTATCGGACTGGAAGAGGACATTAAAATTATTCGAGAAGTGGAAAACGGAAAGCTATTACTGGAGGGTCTGAACACCCATGAAGCCGATGTGGTGCTTCTTGATGTAAACATGCCTGTGATCAACGGTTTGGACAGTTTGAAAAAACTGAAGGAAAGCGATCCGAAAATAAAGGTAATCATGCTGACCATCGAACGCTTCGACTCCACCATCCGAAAAGCCATCGACATCGGCGCCGACGGTTATGTTTTAAAGGACTCCGCGGGCACCGAAATTGTGGAGGCCATTCGTACTGTATACGACGGAGAAAAATACATCGACAAATCCTTGGTCACCATGTTGTTTGATCAGATGACCACGAAAGACCATCAGGAGTCCAGTCTTTTGGACGCACTGAGTCGCCGGGAAGTGGAGGTGCTTCGGGAAATTGCAAGGGGCCGGGGAAATCGGGAAATCGGGGAAAATTTATTCATCTCGGAAAAAACCGTGAAAAACTACGCCACCGGTATTTTTCGAAAGCTAGGGGTTAAGGACCGGGTACAGGCCACCATACTGGCCATTGAAAACGATGTGGAAAGCTATTACCGAAAGCTTTACGGGGAAAAATAA
- a CDS encoding Flp family type IVb pilin, giving the protein MLKQMMNLAVMHLGNKKGQGMVEYALIIGLVAVVLVGALILLSGGIENTFDAIIEHLPGGEE; this is encoded by the coding sequence ATGTTAAAGCAAATGATGAATTTAGCAGTAATGCACTTAGGGAACAAGAAGGGGCAAGGAATGGTGGAATATGCATTGATTATCGGATTGGTAGCAGTGGTGCTGGTTGGAGCTTTGATATTACTTTCAGGTGGAATTGAAAATACATTTGATGCCATTATTGAGCACCTGCCAGGAGGAGAAGAATAA
- a CDS encoding sensor histidine kinase, whose translation MNPTNLDFQSINKIIKKITSEMGNSRNYILEIVQNIRSEQEKLKNDLLSLQKETKEVIQEVDDLEKKDKLMRKKLARVSRDFHKHSEGDIKAAYEAASQTRIDYVIKQNKEKELKKRRNDLELALKKSSQNIESAERVINQISIALGYLEGDVIAALGDVDQTSEMFVGIKILEAQENERKRIARDVHDGPAQYMANASMKVDVCKVMLQRDLDSGLEELGELKESIALALKEVRGIIFNLSPMSLEDLGLNETIKEAVKSIILQSGIHINLKLKPLNEEVEHIIQVAVYRIVQEVFNNMIKHAKAKKAEVKLDYGTKYLRLVISDDGVGFDVEETLDRVKSSETSYGLIGIYDRVDQLQGTVNIESTLGQGTVYTVKLPINRGVIRDESEGN comes from the coding sequence ATGAACCCAACCAATTTAGATTTTCAATCCATCAACAAAATCATAAAAAAAATCACCAGTGAAATGGGGAACAGTCGAAATTACATACTGGAAATCGTACAGAATATTCGAAGCGAACAGGAAAAACTGAAAAATGATTTGCTGAGTCTACAAAAGGAAACCAAAGAGGTCATTCAAGAGGTGGACGATCTGGAAAAGAAAGACAAGCTGATGCGAAAGAAACTTGCCCGGGTTTCCAGAGATTTTCACAAGCATAGCGAAGGGGATATCAAAGCCGCCTATGAAGCGGCTTCCCAAACCCGGATTGATTATGTAATCAAACAAAATAAAGAAAAAGAACTGAAAAAACGACGGAACGACCTGGAGCTGGCCCTGAAAAAATCCAGCCAAAATATCGAAAGCGCTGAGCGGGTCATCAATCAAATCAGTATTGCCCTGGGCTATCTAGAGGGGGATGTGATCGCCGCCTTAGGGGATGTGGACCAGACCTCGGAGATGTTTGTGGGGATTAAAATCCTGGAGGCCCAGGAAAATGAACGAAAGCGGATTGCCAGAGACGTCCACGACGGTCCCGCTCAGTACATGGCCAACGCCTCCATGAAGGTGGATGTCTGCAAAGTGATGCTACAGCGGGATTTGGACTCCGGTCTGGAAGAGCTGGGGGAGTTAAAGGAGAGCATTGCCCTCGCCTTAAAGGAAGTACGGGGGATTATTTTTAACCTGAGTCCCATGTCCCTGGAGGATTTAGGATTGAATGAAACCATTAAGGAAGCGGTCAAGTCCATCATACTCCAGTCGGGAATCCATATTAACCTGAAGTTAAAGCCCCTGAACGAAGAGGTGGAGCATATCATCCAAGTGGCGGTGTACCGGATCGTCCAGGAAGTCTTTAACAATATGATCAAGCATGCCAAAGCAAAGAAGGCGGAAGTGAAGCTGGATTACGGCACAAAGTATTTACGACTGGTGATATCCGATGACGGTGTGGGTTTTGATGTGGAGGAAACCTTAGACCGTGTAAAAAGCAGTGAAACCTCCTATGGACTGATCGGCATCTATGACCGGGTGGATCAGCTCCAGGGCACCGTAAATATCGAATCCACCCTGGGCCAGGGTACCGTATATACCGTAAAATTACCGATTAATCGAGGAGTGATTCGGGATGAGAGTGAAGGAAATTAA
- a CDS encoding TadE/TadG family type IV pilus assembly protein yields MKVLKNQKGQAMVEFALILPILLLLVMGIAEFGMMFNAYLSVQNATREGARIGIVGATDEEMEERILSTSPSLREERMAITIEPENNSRTSGETLRVLVNYDYQMVVPFISNLLGGNVNLSGESSMRIE; encoded by the coding sequence GTGAAGGTACTGAAAAATCAAAAGGGACAGGCCATGGTGGAATTCGCGTTGATCCTTCCCATCCTGCTGCTGTTGGTAATGGGGATTGCGGAGTTCGGAATGATGTTTAATGCTTACCTCTCCGTGCAAAACGCCACCCGGGAAGGGGCGCGGATCGGTATTGTGGGCGCCACCGATGAAGAAATGGAGGAGCGGATTCTTTCCACCAGTCCTAGTCTTAGAGAGGAACGGATGGCAATTACCATTGAACCGGAAAATAATTCGAGGACCTCGGGAGAGACCCTGCGGGTACTGGTGAACTACGATTACCAAATGGTGGTACCCTTCATCAGTAATTTGCTCGGCGGAAACGTGAATCTCAGTGGAGAGTCCTCCATGCGAATCGAGTGA
- a CDS encoding THUMP domain-containing class I SAM-dependent RNA methyltransferase, which produces MDKIQLIATAAFGLEAIVAREVKALGYEKVTVENGRVIFEADPLGIVRANLWLRSADRVLLKIGSFKATTFDELFEKTKALDWSQWIPKDGEFPVTGKSINSKLFSVPDCQAIVKKAVVESLKKDYKLSWFEEKQGMYKIEVALLKDEATLTIDTSGPGLHKRGYRSLTSPAPIKETLAAAIIQLSFWDHDRALIDPMCGSGTILIEAGLIGKNIAPGIYRNFAAEEWTTLEKALWNQGRREAHDLEKKDRKLRIQGSDVDEEALSLARHHIDEAFLEEDIHVQKRDVGEISSRFEYGCIITNPPYGERLSHKAEVERLYKKMGRTFENFSSWSKYIITSKEDFEKHYGKKADKKRKLYNGRIKTDLYQYFGPRPPRREDRAK; this is translated from the coding sequence GTGGATAAGATACAATTAATCGCAACCGCAGCCTTCGGCTTAGAGGCCATTGTGGCAAGGGAAGTCAAGGCTTTGGGCTATGAAAAGGTGACCGTGGAAAACGGCAGGGTGATCTTTGAAGCGGATCCCTTAGGCATCGTACGGGCCAATCTGTGGCTTCGCAGTGCGGATCGGGTGCTCCTCAAAATCGGATCCTTTAAGGCCACCACCTTTGATGAGCTCTTTGAAAAAACCAAGGCCCTGGACTGGAGTCAGTGGATCCCCAAGGACGGAGAATTTCCCGTAACGGGAAAGTCCATTAACTCCAAGCTATTCAGTGTACCCGACTGTCAGGCCATCGTGAAAAAAGCCGTGGTGGAAAGTTTGAAAAAGGATTATAAGCTCAGTTGGTTTGAAGAAAAGCAGGGAATGTATAAAATTGAGGTGGCCCTGTTAAAGGATGAGGCTACCTTAACCATTGATACCAGCGGTCCCGGACTGCATAAACGGGGGTATAGAAGTCTTACCAGTCCGGCGCCGATTAAGGAAACCTTAGCGGCGGCCATCATTCAGTTAAGCTTTTGGGATCATGACCGGGCCCTGATTGACCCTATGTGCGGTTCCGGAACGATCCTCATTGAAGCGGGACTGATCGGCAAAAACATTGCTCCGGGAATTTACCGTAACTTTGCCGCAGAGGAATGGACCACCCTTGAAAAAGCTCTCTGGAATCAAGGGCGTAGGGAGGCCCATGACTTGGAGAAAAAGGACCGAAAACTTCGGATCCAGGGCTCCGATGTGGACGAAGAAGCCTTAAGTCTGGCAAGACACCATATTGACGAAGCCTTCTTAGAAGAGGATATCCACGTTCAAAAAAGAGATGTAGGGGAGATCAGCTCCCGCTTTGAGTACGGCTGCATCATCACCAACCCCCCTTATGGGGAGCGGCTTTCCCACAAAGCGGAGGTGGAAAGGCTGTACAAGAAGATGGGCAGAACCTTTGAAAACTTTTCTTCCTGGTCCAAGTACATCATTACCTCCAAGGAAGACTTTGAAAAGCATTACGGCAAAAAAGCGGATAAAAAGCGAAAGCTTTATAACGGTCGAATCAAAACCGACCTTTATCAGTACTTTGGTCCCCGGCCTCCCAGAAGGGAAGATCGGGCGAAGTAA